Part of the uncultured Desulfobacter sp. genome, CTGTTTTGGCCGCCATGGCTTTGGCAATGGCGATGGCTTCCATAAACCCGAGCAGGGAGATAATAATTGCGTAGGGCAGAAGCTGAAGGAATACGGAAATGGTAATATTGGGAATTCCGATTTTTGGAAGCCCCTTGGGGATGTCACCGACCACCGCGCCGCCGCCGGCCATCTTTATGGTCTGGGTGTCCACGGCTTTATTGCCCATCCGGATGCGATATGTTCTGTCGTCCAGTCTGGTGTCGGGCATGGGGTTGCCTTTTATATAAAACGCGATGCCTTTACCCGCATCCTCAACAGCGCTGAAGTGAATTTCCCGAAGCCGGGTACGAATTTCAGAGGCCTTGGCTTTGGCCGCGTCTATTCTGGCCGTAAGCACCGTGGACTGGTATTGTAAATCCAGTTGTTCAAGTTTCGGTGCATCGTGGCTGCCTTCTATTTTGGATGTCAACTTTGTACGTTCAACACTTAAATCCTTGATGGCCTGAACCGTCACGTTAAATTCCTGGACGTCCTGCTGGACTTGTTCATCCATGATCTGGGATAGGGTTGCGGTTTCATTGTGCTGGAACCCGGTGGCCCAGGAGATGATCGTGGTGATGGCAACCGCGGCAAGTACGAAGGGAAGTCTTGGGTTCAGGCGTTTTAGGCCGACCATGATGGCAATGGACAAAATACCCATGGCAAGGGTGGGCAGATGGGTGTAGTGCAAGGCACTTTCAATGACCCGTATAATGGTTTCATAATGGTGGGGCGCCTTGTCCACATATACACCGAACAGCTTGGAGAGCTGGGAGGTACCGATGATGATTGCCGCAGCATTGGTAAACCCGTTCACAACCGGATGTGACAGGAAATTAACAATGAGACCCAGGCGCAGAACGCCGAGCAGCAGCTGGAAAATACCAACCGTGAGTGCCAGGACAATTGCATAGGCGATAAACGCCTCGCTTCCGGCCGAGGCTAGGGGTTCAAGACTTGCTGCGGTCATTAAGGAGACCACAGCCACGGGCCCGGTTGCCAGCTGGCGGCTGGAACCGAACAACGAAGCGATCATGGGGGGTAAAAATGCGGCATAAAGGCCGTAATAGGCGGGAAGGCCGGCCAACTGTGCGTAGGCCATGGACTGGGGAATCAGCACCAGGGCCACGGTGAGCCCTGCCACAAAATCAATTTTGAACTTGGCCAGGGAGTAATCCTTGAACCACTCTATGAACGGCAGTATTTTGGTTAACATGTCGAACACCTCTTTTAAATTAATTGTCTTAAGTCTTTAGCATGCGCCTGCAGGAGCTTACCAATTCATTGAACAGTGCGTTGGCATTATACAAATTGTACGTTTTAAACCGGACCACCCCGTCCACCATGGAAAAGATAATCAATGCGGTTTTGCGGGTGGGCAAAGGATCAATGGAACCGTCCTTTATCCCCATTTCGATACCGTCTTCATAGATGGACACAAGACAGTCATAAATGGCTTCCAGATACCTGCGGCACTGGGGTACGGACTCTGCCAGATGGTAGGGATAGTACCTGTGCAAAAGAAGAAATTGATTCTCCATCTTGCCGGCCAGAAATAAGTGGAAGGACACCGCGCGTTCAATCATGCCCATGCCGCTGTCAAAATGCTGGTTTCCCATGTAGGCATCAAATTCCTCCAGGATCATTTTTTTGGTTTTTTCAAGAACGGCCAGGAACAATCTGTCTTTGGTCTTGAAGTGATAAAAAATGGTGCCTTCGGCCACATTGATCATTTTTGCCAGATCAGCGGTGGAGGTCTCTTTGAATCCGTTTTTGGAAAACAGCACAGTGGCAGCCTGCAGTATGGCATCTTTCTTGGACATAATTCCTCTAAAAA contains:
- a CDS encoding SulP family inorganic anion transporter codes for the protein MLTKILPFIEWFKDYSLAKFKIDFVAGLTVALVLIPQSMAYAQLAGLPAYYGLYAAFLPPMIASLFGSSRQLATGPVAVVSLMTAASLEPLASAGSEAFIAYAIVLALTVGIFQLLLGVLRLGLIVNFLSHPVVNGFTNAAAIIIGTSQLSKLFGVYVDKAPHHYETIIRVIESALHYTHLPTLAMGILSIAIMVGLKRLNPRLPFVLAAVAITTIISWATGFQHNETATLSQIMDEQVQQDVQEFNVTVQAIKDLSVERTKLTSKIEGSHDAPKLEQLDLQYQSTVLTARIDAAKAKASEIRTRLREIHFSAVEDAGKGIAFYIKGNPMPDTRLDDRTYRIRMGNKAVDTQTIKMAGGGAVVGDIPKGLPKIGIPNITISVFLQLLPYAIIISLLGFMEAIAIAKAMAAKTGQRLDPNQELIGQGLSNILGSFGKSYPVSGSFSRSAVNLQAGAVSGLSSVITSLMVIITLLFFTPLLYHLPQAVLASVIMMAVIGLVNVSGFVHAWHAQWYDGVISVITFVVTLAVAPHLESGIYIGVGLSLAVFLYKSMRPKISLLSRGQDQALKDSCVHELATCEHIQLIRFEGPLFFANASYLEDEINDRIQASTNLKHFIIACNGINDIDASGQEALALIIQRLRSAGYGVSLSGVNDAVYRVLARTHLLEEIGKHNIYPTMETALSSVHPQTHTNSTEDECPLLVNCLETQSSK
- a CDS encoding TetR/AcrR family transcriptional regulator — translated: MSKKDAILQAATVLFSKNGFKETSTADLAKMINVAEGTIFYHFKTKDRLFLAVLEKTKKMILEEFDAYMGNQHFDSGMGMIERAVSFHLFLAGKMENQFLLLHRYYPYHLAESVPQCRRYLEAIYDCLVSIYEDGIEMGIKDGSIDPLPTRKTALIIFSMVDGVVRFKTYNLYNANALFNELVSSCRRMLKT